Sequence from the Thunnus maccoyii chromosome 22, fThuMac1.1, whole genome shotgun sequence genome:
TCACATGTAAACAAAGTGGATGAATGAGAGAGATTATATCGTTAATGTAATTGTTGTGTGACTGAAGGTAAAGGAATAAGATCATTGTTTTATAGTGGAAATGATAATAATTGTAGGTAATAGACTGATATAGAATGAGCACTTTCAATACTCTTATATagaattgatcatttttaatagCCTACTGTTATATAACAGcctatttatgtttttgtgattcTATTAGCCTATTggttttaaaaggaaatatcTATTGAATGCATAATTGTTACtctattttgaaatattgagattttgatattatatttgATATTATACTGTCTTACCCCGTGAGTCAGTTTGCACTCTACAGGTGTACCCAAGGCCAAGTTGTGTTTCAGTAAACATCTGGCATGCACAGTACATCATGACATATAAAaggtgttcctgtgtgtgtttgtgttccttACTTGGCCACTTGTGCTCCAATCATCACATCACCTTCCTTCATCGCAACAGAACTGAACGACCTTGTGAAACAAACAGTACATTacaatacatttaatatgtatttttggcTTAACAAATAATTGTGTTATGTTAAAGACAATTCCTTGTAATAATTAAGAATATTTTTCAGATGCATGATCCTCCTTTTTACCCACCTCATGTACGGGTCAACGCTAAGAAACACTGCTTCCAAAAGCAcctctgaaacacaaagacacttCAGTGTGTACACTTTCCTCATCTGTATGTGACTCCCTCAAGTAAATGCTGACTCATTCTAAAGTGCTTGgtgttcaatgtttttttttattattattattacctttatTTAAACTCAAATCATTGAGGGCTGGCCCTCATTTCCAATCATGTTCAGTATAATTACATAATAAAGATACAGGATAAGAGAAAACAATTAAGATAAGGATAAGTACAGTTAATATAGGATACAAGatgtaaaacaaatcaattaaaacaagtaCAAACAGAGGTGGTTGGTGATTATAGATTTAAAATGTCCAAGAGTTACTTAAGTATCAGTTTTTAGGGTGCTCTGCAAAGAGTTCAGGCAGTCggagcataaaaacaaaatgcagatcTTCTAAGTTCAGTACAAACTCGAGGGACTTGGAGTGAAATGAGTCTTATTGTTCCAGGGGACCAATATATCACATGTGATATAAGATGGTAGCTTCCCAACAAGGGCCttgtagataaataaatacatatgcTTATCGCATCTCTCAGACAGAGATGACCAACTTTATCGTACAGAAGACAATGATGAAGGCTATAAACATCACCAGTAATAAACCTGAAGGCAGAATGATGAACAGAATTCAAAGGCTtaagaggagaggcagaggtATGCCTCTAAATCATATCACCATAATCCAAGACAGGgggaaaaacagctttaatctATTCCTACAGAACATGGGAAAGTTAGTTCTCTTTCTatataaaaaacttttttttgttgtaatttgttgACAGGATTGTCTATATGAAATTTGAATATGAATTTGTCATCTATCCATATACCCAGGTATATAAATTCTGTAACTCTCTCAGTAATGGACCCTTGTACTGTGGAGATATGAAAGTTTTTTGCTATTGTTACCTCTAGCTCTAGAGAATAACATGAACTTTTATGAGCATTTAATACAAGTTTAAGATCATTAAGTGCAGCTTCAAGAATGTCAAAGGAAGAATGTTGCAGGTTCTCCACTGACAGCTGAGCAGAGTctgcaatacaatacaatattgtATCATCCATAAATGTGCATTACAGTTAgttaattatgaaaaatatgattaatataAATTGTAAAAAGAACTGAACCCAGAATTGAGCCTTGTGGAACACCCTGAACAAATAGTTTCAAAGTTCACTGACTGTCACCGATCAGATAAGGAATTCAGGAACTATGTATGAGCTCTTGAACCACAACCAACATtacttaaaatatgtaaaagcaAGGAATGATCAACAGTGTCAAATGCCTAAGACTTAAGAGTTTAAGACTAAATGAAGACAGACAAATAGCATGTCCACCTCTCATCTTACCTCCATCTTTGGGCTCAGGGAGCTTCTCCACCTTGAGCTCAAAGTTGCTATCCTTCGGGAAGCCATCAAAGTGTTTGGCCAGGACCCATGACTTTGCTTGGACCatgattatttgtttgtttggggcAGCTGTGAGAGACAGAACAGTTGTTTAATATCAAACAGATAGAAATACATGGTAGGGCAATGCCATGCCCAgtactacaaacaaacaaaaacaaaatatgagaCATGTTAAATGTATTAACAAGTAACTAATGATGTGATTTCAAGAAGTTAAAGCTGAGTAGTCATGATGACAATCctgttacagtaaatgtgaaaCAGCAGTTTAAGCGGAAGCATTACACAACATgcctgcgcacacacacacacacacacacacacatgtacacgcgaatataaaaatatgaagtaAGTCGAGTTTTTTCCAGATCTTACAACTTAACCACATCGATGGGTTGACGTTTGGTTGCAATGATTTctttctgcaaaacaaatgataCTGTTCCTATTCCAGTTACAAGAAGACGGTAGTAGTGCGCAATactataaaaaaacaactaacagTAAGATAACAGGTTATTGTTTAGATAAAAGCTAGATTAAAGATAGAAGCTAAAAAATGAGTGAAGTGAATCCCCTATGTTTTGCTGATGCCTCTTCCCTTAAAATAGCACATAATCATGATCATTTTAGCATGTTATCTCACATTCAGCCCGATCAGCCTCATACATATGACTTACTAGTTGTTGTTCACAGAGAATTGACAGCAGCTGTAAACTTACTGTGAGGATAGGAGAAGGTAGTGGCTGTGGGATAGAAGcgtgggaggagagaggggcGGGAGACAAGATTCGATAGTTAAATCTGATTGGTTGACGATTTGGCGCAGCCCTCAGCGTGTGACGGAGGACGTCACGTTGTTCTTAACTGCCGACGTAATGCCCGTTTGGAAAGTTTGGCGGGCAGCTAACCGGCCAGGACGACGTGCTAACAATATCGAGTTCCTGACCAAAACTTGTAGGAAAAGGAGTGGCAGTTTACCAGTTTGGGCTTCTCTGGTAAGATAATAACACCAAATGCTTTACTTTCGACACAGTTGACAAGAGCCACGGTAATTTGCAAGATCTGACAAGAGTACTGTAGCTAATGTTAACTTTAGTTAGCCGTTGTCAGGGATCTGTTTTGCATGCTAACGTTATATAGAGGAGGGGACACGTCCAGAGTATTATGGTAGGATGCTTGTACATTCACCACATGACAGAAGATACTGTTTGCCCAGTTTCAGTTCCCTTCTCCGCTTCAGTACATCTCATTTGTAATTAATCCATCGACAGTGAGAACTGAGGCGTAACTCCTGATGAAGATTCAGAGGTGTCTGGCTAGCTTTACTGCAACGTTTTCTTACTCCTAGTTAACCCAATGAAGATTCAACTGTATTTCGATTGTGATTTTGGTTatcatatatatagtatatcatATAACATGGTGACATAGCGTTTAAGGATGGGTTCCcaatttctcaagtctgtcttaaaactacagtcaagtgcccaaatgaacattgaaacagttttttcttgctgtaatcatccgtcctgttcatactggcaattagaaaatcccttcataatgcacttgcaatgtaagtgatgggggacaaaatccaagAAGTTTCCttatgtgcaaaatgtatttaaaagtttatctgaagctaatatgaagcctcaaatgagtcaaatcaagtagatatctttcaatgttacaatcatttttagtgccaaagtccctctttttcttactatacttccaccgcagctcaacaaggaaacaatgtctgaggaaacacaaagagggaatttgatgctacaaaaactgtaaatgtggcagatatcaaCTTGATGACTAAtacagactgctgaagcctcatataagcttcagatacatttttaaatgcatttttgcactaaatgactgtgtggacacactggattttggcccccatcacttacattgaaagtgcatttgcaggggatcttttaacaaccagtatgaacagaaggaatgattacagcgaggaaaacctttttcactgttaatatgggccactgactgttgttttaggacatacTTGGAAAATTGTGAGCCTGCTGTCTATTTTGACCAAGCTGAGTAAATTGGCCACATAATGCAAAGTGGCTGAAAGCTCCACATTAATATAATATAGCCAACAGTACATATTCATAGCAGCTTTTCTTTCATGGTTTAAGATGCATTTTTTCCTGTATTGTGTCACTATGCAGCCGTGCCATTGTGCACTTTGTGGTTCACAATGCTGTGTGTTGGGAAATGGTTCCAGTGTTTCAACATTGTGCAATTTTTAACGGCTCATGTATCTGGAGCAAACTCTGAAAGGAGCAGGTGTAGATACAGCTTCAGACAGCTGATTAGAAAAATGGTGCAGATTAACTTGGGACATTCCTAGTCTTAGGATATCATGATTATGCTTTGCCATATCTTCTCTCACTCTGCATTTGCTTTCACCAAATCCTCCTTAATCCAcattgtgctgctgtgtgactgACTTGCACATTAACAAGGGGGACACCAGGTGCTGAATCACCATGTTAGACGGGGGCCAGTTTGTGGAGGCCTTGGGCCGTCTCGGTTATCCTGATGCATCATCACTGGAGGCCTCAAAGTTTGACTGGCTGTTCGACTGTGCTCCGGAGAACCTTCACTTCTTGCGCTTTGTCTGTCGGACACTCAACCGGAGCAATGTTTTGACCATGGAGGAGGCACGTGCTTTTCGGGAGCTACGTAAATCTGGCAAACCAATTCTGGATGAAGCAGCCTTGGGTGAGGTCCTTAAAACCATTGGACCTTCAGATGGGAGCAGTGCAAACATCTTGGggccctcctcttcttcttcatcatcatcttccatCTTTGCAGCAGAGGGGGATGTGGCCATAGAGGATTTGGAGGCAGAGCTTCAGGCGCTACGTAAAGAGAAAGAGCTGAAGCAGCGCCGTTATAACAGGTTGCAGGTTGTGGCCACATCCCGTGCAGATGTTGACCTACGTCTCACTGCAGAGCTGGAGAGCGCTGCATGTAAGCTAACAGAGGCCAATTCTTCAATTGGAGCTGAGAATGCTGACACCAACACTCTGTTACAAAACCTAACAGATGAGGTGAGCAAGCTTGCTTCATATCTCCCAGCTCAACCAGAAGCTAATAACAAAGGAAATGGAGAACCTGTGGTCCTATCAAACCCCTCTGTCCGCAAAAAGCCCACTGTCCTCCTCTCTCAGTTGTCCTTGGATCCATACCTACATCAGGAGGAGCTTAACACCAAAACACTAGCTGCCTTCACCCAGAAACATTTCTTCCAGGGCATCTCTGACATCGTTGAGACTTCTTGCTCTGAGCGCTTCCAGGTCCTGGACCTCAGCTCTTGTGAAgttgaagaggaagaagagaatgaGCAAGACAGGAAGGGTGAAGAAAGGGAGAAGCGGGTTGTGGAGTGCAAGAGGACAGAGATGGCCAGACTTCAGTGGGCTCATATTGTGGCCCAACACCAGCTGATGCAGGCCATGTCAGAGGAAAAGAGTGTCAAGGCTGGACTGGACTGGCTCTCTGAAAAATCCTCTCATACTAAGGTAAACCAGACACACATGAAGTGGGCTAGAAAGGAATGATTAATTAAAATGGTGATTAAAGAGTAATGTATTCAATGGTAACTGCTCTGGCTTTGTCTCGCAAGCTCTTTCTTATCTATCTTGTCACTCTACCAGAGCATTTCCACGTCCTCCTCTCTTAATGTGCGTGAGGTCGTGTCCAGGAAGGAGTTGCAAGCAGTGGAGGCTGAGCTGGATGCTCTGCTCCATGGACCAGTACCTGCTGCCCTTAGGGAGTCAGCCAGGCTACTTAATGTGCCAGTGGTGAGGGGAGACTTGGCTCTGCAACTGGCCAGGCAGGACTACTACACATCTAGACAGAATCAGGTTAGTCGGTGACATCATCTATTTCCCTCGCAGGGACACAATGTAATAGCTTCTGAGGATTTAGATAGTCTGggtcaaaaacattttaacgAGATCAATGCTACTCACCAACATAAGATTTGCCCTTGTCCTCTTTTTCAAGAGTAATAATACTGAATACGTCTATGTAAACAACAGTTAAACAGAGGTAAAGGTCATAAGGGTAGACTAAAACAGTTaagtaaaataaacttaaatctTTCCACCAAGGTACGTGATTACCTACTCCGCCAGAAGGCATCGTTTGACCTGCTCCTGCTGGCCCAGGAGATTGAGTTAAGGAGATGGAGGACGTGTCTGAAGCAGCTAGGAGAAGTAAACAGCAGAATGTTAAAGGAAGGTGAAGGAACATCACTCAGGATCGAGGCCCTGGCACATCCTGACCTGGCAGTCAATCCAAGGCCCAACCCTATCATCAGCTGCAAGGATGCAGCCTTCAGCAGGTAAAGAGACTTGAGTTGTATGCACTACAGACCTGGCAAGAGAAAAGTTCACCTTTTGTAGAAAATATAATATGAGGAAAATGAGCCTTTTCTTCATAAGCCTTATGAGGCAAATGCTGGATACATATTAGCagtgtgattttatttatatatatatatatatatatatatatatatatatatatatatatatatatatatatatatatatatatatatatatatatatatatatatatatatatatatatatatgcatacatactgtagttttgtCATAATATTCAGCCATACTAGCAGCATGGgtctagggatggcaatgttggtctgtctggttgtctgtcagtccaccactttggtcctgacagaaatatgtcaacaactaCTGGACGGATTGAGATCTAATTTAAAACAGTTATCTGTGGTGCCAAAAGGATGAATCCTAGCGATTTTCTTTCAGGCTGATTTTTCCTGTAGTGTTGCCAGCAGAATTCATTTGTCCTGGAttggatgaatcctaatgactttagtgatctCCCGACTTTTTCTCTAGCActaccatgaggttgacatttgtggtgaAATGTCTTgtcagctattggatggatttctgtgaactttggtacaaacattcatgtcatcctcaggatgaattgttggggatcccctgacttttcatctagtcaaaaataaattgatccgatgagttggaaaaaaaatgtgtccaatacttttatttatggccaaatacctgcaaaactaatgacattcccatcatcaGCAGCTATAGTTTGTGATTAGACGCTAATTTGCAAACATTAGCATAACAGCACTCCACGCTTGTTTTTATTGAGCCAAAAGTGTTATTGAGCCAAGAGCTTTTCCTGAAAAGATTTTTCCCACAATGTCAGCATTTTAGAAGCATGTGTATTATATAATATTCTATATTGTTATACATTTTGGATGATTAATTATTCATCCATCCAAGTGAAAGAAAGGGCAGAATGTAACTATCTTCAGTTACTCATTCACTGAAGCCTACCTGCCTCATTTGTGGCAGAGGATTGTTCGCAGACCTGAACCAGGATTATTCTCTCACTTCCCCTCTACAATATTGTGATACAATGTTTGCTGCTTTTTGCCTATGACATCGTCTTGACATTGTATATCTATGTTTAAATGCAGGCTACCTTACTCTGGAACATAAGTCCGTAATATATCAATCCTTTCCTCAGACTGCTCCAGATCCTCGACCGTGATTCAGACCATGGTAGAGCGGAGCCTTTTCGCACATACGAAGCGTTGGACCAGGCTGCTCGTGACCTCGCAGGCAACCTCCAGGTGACCCGGGACGCGCTAGCCGGGGCCGGCCGTGAGCAGTACTACCTAAAAGCTCGTCTTTATGGCGACTGTGAGGCACTTCACAGGGCCATGTACACAGAGTTCCAGCAGCTGGTCTTAGGTCCACAGGTACGTCCAACAGCCATCACTGACCAGGAGCCGCTCTGCCCAAATGCACAGGTGggtttgtttcctttttatgttACGCACAGTCATCTTGGTCAACCATACAGAGTGTATTTGAGAAGCAATCCTTAATGTGAGtctattgatttttaaattattagtCACTGTTGGTGAGGGAAGCTGGTAGcacaatatgttttttcctACAGCAGTTAATATATCACAGTGTCACCAAGTACATCATAAAGAGACAGGGGTGTTGGGTGTAAAAGCACTGCATGATAAATAAGAAGAAACTGCTTTACTGTATGACATAAgctttaatttcagtttcagtgatGTGTGTCTGCTGATCCTGCCTACTTGCCTGAGAATATACTTCCTGTTCTACTTCTTCTTATCAACGTCTTAACAGTTTCATCTTAACAGCCCAATAGAAAGTGTAGTGTTTCTTTAAATCTgagggaaggaaagagaaggaaaagatcAGTGTAGAGTTGGCAGTGTCGGCTGCCTAACTGTTTTTATACACATACTTTTATAAGCCAGCTACAGTGTTTTGTGAACTTCGGTTTGATTCTATTCAGAAATTTGGCCAGCCGTCTTCTTCTCTGCAGGGAAAAGCCAACAACAATCCTTCCTCCCACGCATGATCATATTTTGATTCAGAGTGCGCACGGAGAGGAGGGGCTATTCACAGACGGGTCCGTTGtcaatgtgtttgtgagagagagagagagagagagagggtgaaagGAGGGCAAGGAGGGGCTGAGAGAATCAATATGCTGCACACAGCTCTACAACAGAATAAGATTTTACCAATTTTTAAGTAgtaaaagaaatagaagattaATATGTGGAGGTCAGTGTTTATTGTGGCAGGCTGCGTCCAATAAATGGGAAGCCCTGAGCTAATACCACCAAATTTGCATGTTAATATATCACATTTCATTACAGGCAAACCCAATATTTACATTAAAGTGCAGTAACCAGGTTCCCTCTGTGGATTAGCTGTTCAAATGAGATTTTGACACAAGGATcataaacagtgaaacattaaCATAATGATTAATGATTGTACATATTGATGCCTTCCATTATGAGATGATGTTGTCAGAAATATTTTTAAGTGTATTAACTGATAAATTCCCGTATTGTATAATGGGTTATGTTTACCATTTCATCACCATGAAGTAGTAAATAAAGTTCTTCATCCATTTCTCATCCCTTTTCCTCTGTCTCCACAGGAGCTGACGACAAAGCTTGCGGAAGCAGAGTCTCAGCTGCAGAGTTTGCAGCATGTGCTACATGAAATCATGGGAGAGGTTAAAGCCAAACGCTCTCAGCTGGAGCGCAACGCTCTCCTCAGGCGGGAGAGGGAATTGTACATCTACTTCCACTTGGATGCTCGGCTACTGCAGAAAGTAGTTGAAGATCTGGAGAGCAAAATGGCCACAAAGGGAGGGCAGCAGTAGTCAAACCTGTCAGAATGACGGAGGAGCGCTCATAGCCAGCCCACCTGCAACGttcagtctgtgtgttaagGGAGTCATCCTGTGTTATTAAAGCATGAAGAGATGCAAGGCTGATAATAAGTAAACTCTGTTACCTGGGCACGGCTTAATAAGTAAACCTTTTCTGCTGAGAACACAACCCTACCCAAACTCTCGACCTCTGGAGTATACTTTGTGTGGGAGAGGAAGAGACTTAATTCAGCACACATCCTGGGGAAACATCTGGTTGTAAAAGAGTGCCGCTGATTCATATGATGACTGGGATTtatttgagtgtgtttatttcaaacattttgttcTAATATTAGaataattttgtaatttattgtcTTGTGATCTCAAATTTGTTTCCGTTTTGTCTAAAGTCATCTAAAAAATAAAGCACATATGTTATCTTTTATGCAGGTTTAGCTGtgaatgttattgttattgttattattattattattattaaagattaGAGAAGTATATTTCTGGAAGGCTAGCAGCATACTTGGTAtagtctgctgtgaaaaagacacttgatgtgtttttggagaTGCCAGTTTAAACCAGGTCTGTGTACAACTGACTTTAGTCTTCCCTTTTCTTGTTTAGGCCAATgacagaagaagacacaaagaTCCTTTGATAGAGCGAAAGAGTAACAGGTTTAACGCGTTCTGAcagggaggagatggaggagtcTAGCAGCAGGTTGTACTCAGGACCTCTGTCCAAGGCAGCTCAGAAGATCCTGGCTGTTCTGCGGGCCCAGACTCTACATGCAGCCAGACACAACCGCAGCTTCTCCAATAATCATAGGCAAAGTGAGTCAGGGCACAGATGTAGTTTCTTGTTATTTACTCAAATACCGTTCATACAATGATAGCAGCCTGGCTTAAAGGATACTACTGTCAGTTTGGTCTAGATAATATATTTCAACAATGAGATGGGTTGCTAAGAAATTTAGTAAAGgcattcatgatccccagaggcTGATTCCCTCAATATTCCTCTAGTGGCATCAGCAGGTTGACGTTTATTGCGTGtagtgaaatatctcgacaTATTTCTGAGGTGGGCAGAGGATGAATTTCTAGAGAGTTttgtgactttttctctagtttatcctgtgaaatatctaaATATCTATCAGATGGTGGATCCCACAAAAGTtcttacacacattcatggtttccagatgatgaatcctaatgactggtgatcccctgacttccTCCTCTGCCACCATGTTCACATTTGTAGCTTTGAGTAAAATAGCAAAACAACTAATGGgtagattgccatgaaatttgatacacacattcatttccCTCTCGGGATGAATTTACTAATCTTAACTTTTTGTCTAGCACCACTGCAGTGACTAAGTCCTGCACTTTAGCCACTACTGGCTGCTAATGGGCCTAATTGTTTAGACAAGACAATATTTAATCTTTTCCAATACTTCATATATactacttttattttctttccagTGTCCATTTTCTGTATTGTCCATCACTTCCAATAagctttcaaaataaagttaaaacataCAGCCAAACAATAAATCTGAGCACAGTCAAAAACTCTTTGCTCCTTTCCATCAACAACACCTGAGATTACTGGCATGAGTTTAGATAACCTGTGGCCAGCCTGGCCTTTATCATACACCGCCTAGTGTTGGGGAGGAATATTACATGTGGCACAAATGAAATACATGGCTCCTACAGTCACCATTAGctcaatattttaatttatccaATACTTTGACTTGTTACCAAATACCTTCAAAACTAATGATAGTCCTAATCAATTTCAGCTGTACCTTGTacttagtgctaattagcatatgctagcatgctaacaagatGAGCTAGGTGGTGAACATGATTAACATTAATCCTGCTAAACAGCATTAGTATGCTGTATGttattttttagcattttgttGATGTGGTTTCCAGTAATTGAACAAACAACCTGTAATGGAACAGGCCTACTTGATTAATCACAGTGACATACTGCTCGACAACCACGTTTCCCTTAATGTCCAAACCTGATTTCTAGACAGAAGCTTTCCAAGAATAACATTATATCTTGTATATTTGAAAATTTGCCAATTCACCTTGTGGGCACGTATGTATAAAGCATCAACAAAGGAGAGGTGATGTAGAATTGAACTGTCAAAATGGTTTACTATTATATTTGCTGCACCATGGGGCATTgtatataaattatttaatacattatttatttaccttcTATGTTGTTCCCAGACACTTTATGGTTTTGTCCTTTATGTGTAGTGGAGAGGTATTACGGCAGCCAGAGGgagtcatggactcagaccaGCTGGAGAATAAGTCAGGAGGAATCGACAGAAAGAGACTCAAACCAGTAAGTCAGATTAGGTAGATGATACATGTAGATTTTCTGACATAAACTTGTGTTCAGTTAGAGTATCTGTTTTGTTCATACATTCACATCGCTAAATGTTACACTCACATTTATCACCTGAGCAGATTGGTGCAGAGGCATCTTGGCCTGCACAGTGACACAGCAAACACCAGCAGTTGAATAAATCAGTGTAGTACAAGGGCAAGAGGACATCACACAGGATTTTTAACCATAATATTTGTAGTTGGGTTTAGTTGGATTGTCCTAAAATAACTACCACTTATTGTAATTAACTGTTATAATATCTGGGCTTAAAGTTTTTAGGCACCATGCCTGATTTCAGGTgtagagcagttttaaattcatataatacttAATCCAATACATGGTACACAtttcctcctggacaacttttcaggctcacaaatcttttcttgctttaatccctgcAATATTCAAATGTGGCACATTTATAAACTGATGCAATAACAAATCCTAATCCTTTATGCAAGTGTAAAACGGAAGAAGTAAAAGAAATCCTGctcccaattttttttttttttggtttagaCTATGGTCAAGGCCCCAGATGTCATCCTATTCCACCTCTTATCATGACTCCTCCAACCAGAGACAGGGTTCTCAGACCTCAGCCTGCTATCAGGGCTCGCAGACATCAGACTGCTCCCTGTCATCCCAGGCCTCCCCCTGTTCCTCCTCCTGGTGGGATTCATCATTGCAAAGGCAGACATCTCAGTCT
This genomic interval carries:
- the haus3 gene encoding HAUS augmin-like complex subunit 3 isoform X1, with the translated sequence MLDGGQFVEALGRLGYPDASSLEASKFDWLFDCAPENLHFLRFVCRTLNRSNVLTMEEARAFRELRKSGKPILDEAALGEVLKTIGPSDGSSANILGPSSSSSSSSSIFAAEGDVAIEDLEAELQALRKEKELKQRRYNRLQVVATSRADVDLRLTAELESAACKLTEANSSIGAENADTNTLLQNLTDEVSKLASYLPAQPEANNKGNGEPVVLSNPSVRKKPTVLLSQLSLDPYLHQEELNTKTLAAFTQKHFFQGISDIVETSCSERFQVLDLSSCEVEEEEENEQDRKGEEREKRVVECKRTEMARLQWAHIVAQHQLMQAMSEEKSVKAGLDWLSEKSSHTKSISTSSSLNVREVVSRKELQAVEAELDALLHGPVPAALRESARLLNVPVVRGDLALQLARQDYYTSRQNQVRDYLLRQKASFDLLLLAQEIELRRWRTCLKQLGEVNSRMLKEGEGTSLRIEALAHPDLAVNPRPNPIISCKDAAFSRLLQILDRDSDHGRAEPFRTYEALDQAARDLAGNLQVTRDALAGAGREQYYLKARLYGDCEALHRAMYTEFQQLVLGPQVRPTAITDQEPLCPNAQELTTKLAEAESQLQSLQHVLHEIMGEVKAKRSQLERNALLRRERELYIYFHLDARLLQKVVEDLESKMATKGGQQ
- the haus3 gene encoding HAUS augmin-like complex subunit 3 isoform X2 gives rise to the protein MLDGGQFVEALGRLGYPDASSLEASKFDWLFDCAPENLHFLRFVCRTLNRSNVLTMEEARAFRELRKSGKPILDEAALGEVLKTIGPSDGSSANILGPSSSSSSSSSIFAAEGDVAIEDLEAELQALRKEKELKQRRYNRLQVVATSRADVDLRLTAELESAACKLTEANSSIGAENADTNTLLQNLTDEVSKLASYLPAQPEANNKGNGEPVVLSNPSVRKKPTVLLSQLSLDPYLHQEELNTKTLAAFTQKHFFQGISDIVETSCSERFQVLDLSSCEVEEEEENEQDRKGEEREKRVVECKRTEMARLQWAHIVAQHQLMQAMSEEKSVKAGLDWLSEKSSHTKSISTSSSLNVREVVSRKELQAVEAELDALLHGPVPAALRESARLLNVPVVRGDLALQLARQDYYTSRQNQVRDYLLRQKASFDLLLLAQEIELRRWRTCLKQLGEVNSRMLKEGEGTSLRIEALAHPDLAVNPRPNPIISCKDAAFSRLLQILDRDSDHGRAEPFRTYEALDQAARDLAGNLQVTRDALAGAGREQYYLKARLYGDCEALHRAMYTEFQQLVLGPQELTTKLAEAESQLQSLQHVLHEIMGEVKAKRSQLERNALLRRERELYIYFHLDARLLQKVVEDLESKMATKGGQQ